In Bacteroidales bacterium, the sequence AACTGGTCAATAAGGGCCTTCAGGTTACCAATGTCCAGGCTACTGATGAAGAAGGCGGGAAATCAGAAAAATACATTTTCCCCGGAGCCATTATCACATACAAAAACACCGAAGTGCCCCTCAATCTTTTGCAGAACAATCCGGGGCTGAGTGCTGAGGAAAACCTGAACAATTCCCTGCAATTGCTTGAATACAGGCTCATCAGCACCCTCCATACACTGGCTTCTGACACGGTTAAAAAGATTGCCTTCATTGAAGGACATGGCGAGTTTGATCAGTATCAAACGGCCGATATTTCAAGGGAATTATCGCTTTTCTTTCAGATTGACCGCGGAAAAATCAATGGCGTTGCCGGTTGCCTTGATCAGTATGTTGCCGTTATCATAGCCGGACCAACACAGCGCTTCAGTGAGGCCGACAAATTTGTTCTCGACCAGTATCTTATGCAGGGCGGGAAGATCCTCTTTTTTATCGACGGAGCCCGCATCAGTCTGGATAGCCTTCACGAATCCGCATCCGTTGCCCTGATGAACGATGTTAATCTGGACGATCAGTTGTTCCGTTACGGGGTCAGAATCAATCACAATCTGATTCAGGACATTCAGTGTGCCCTGATCCCGGTAAACACTGCCGTAGAAGGGCAGGCTGCCCGTTTTGTTCCCTTTCCGTGGTATTACTTCCCATTGCTTATACCCCGGCAGGATCACCCGGTTACCCGCACCATCAATCTGGTGCGATCTGAGTTTGCCAGTTCCATCGATACCCTTGCAGCAGCCAGCCTCCGAAAAACGATACTGCTTACCACCTCCCCTTTCACAAAGGTTTCCAATCTGCCCAATTATGTATCGCTTGAACAGGTGCGTAACGCACCCCGTAAAGAGGAATTCAACAGACAAAATCTGCCCGTGGCGGTTTTGGTTGAAGGCAGTTTCCCTTCTGTATTCCGGAACCGGATGCTCGAAGGACTGGGTATAAAAGGATCCTATCAGTTCAGGCCATCCGGACAATCCGGAGCAATTGTCGTTGTGTCGGATGCTGACATTATACGGAATGAAGTCCGGTTTGATGCCCGCGGCCCGCTGATTTCCCCCGCCGGCTTCGACCGGTACACCAACCAGATTTTTGGCAACAGGGAATTTGTGGTAAATACGCTGAATTACCTTACCGATGCATCAGGAATCATTCAACTGCGCAACAAGGAATTCAGGCTGCGTGTGCTCGATCGCAACAAGGTACGCAACGAACGGACAAAATGGCAAATCATCAATACGGTAGTACCTTCA encodes:
- the gldG gene encoding gliding motility-associated ABC transporter substrate-binding protein GldG — protein: MRSKKIHLPEEFLSGKSAVLSYLILGIIIMLMFLSQIYFVRLDLTSEKRYTLSPVTKETLKNMPGMAFIRVYLDGDLPPEFIKMRNSIREMLDEFRVYAGDRIQYQFVNPMAGKTPQARKNLMQELVNKGLQVTNVQATDEEGGKSEKYIFPGAIITYKNTEVPLNLLQNNPGLSAEENLNNSLQLLEYRLISTLHTLASDTVKKIAFIEGHGEFDQYQTADISRELSLFFQIDRGKINGVAGCLDQYVAVIIAGPTQRFSEADKFVLDQYLMQGGKILFFIDGARISLDSLHESASVALMNDVNLDDQLFRYGVRINHNLIQDIQCALIPVNTAVEGQAARFVPFPWYYFPLLIPRQDHPVTRTINLVRSEFASSIDTLAAASLRKTILLTTSPFTKVSNLPNYVSLEQVRNAPRKEEFNRQNLPVAVLVEGSFPSVFRNRMLEGLGIKGSYQFRPSGQSGAIVVVSDADIIRNEVRFDARGPLISPAGFDRYTNQIFGNREFVVNTLNYLTDASGIIQLRNKEFRLRVLDRNKVRNERTKWQIINTVVPS